The sequence CTTTTGTATCGCGCAAAAACAGGTGGGCATCGCCTAAGTTCCTGATCGGCGAAAGTTATGGTACCACCCGTGCATCGGGCCTGGCGCTTGAACTGCAGGATAGCCACTGGATGTACCTGAACGGCGTGATCCTGGTATCGCCAACAGATCTGGGCATCGAACGCAGCGGCCCGGCTGCCGCGGCTTTATATACGCCTTACGAAGCAGCTACAGCCTGGTACCATAAAGCGCTGCCAGCTGAATATCAGAACCGTTCGTTGCCTAAATACCTGGCCGAGGTAGAAAAGTTCACGCTTGATGAGTTAACCCCGGCAATGACCAAAGGCGGCATGCTGTCAAACTCCGAACGCAAATCGGTAGCGGCTAAGCTGGCACGATACATCGGCATTAAGGAAAGCGTGGTGCTGGATAATAACCTGGCCATCAGCGCCGGCTTTTTCTGGAAAGAGTTGCTGCGCAGCAAGGGTTACACCATTGGTCGTTTAGATTCGCGCTATAAAGGTATCGACCGTGATAACGGCGGTACGCGTACCGACTACAATCCCGAGCAGCAGTCGTGGAGCCACTCGTTCACCCCGGCTATCCACATTTACCTGAAAGACGAGTTAAAATACAAAACCGATTTGGAATACCTGGTTTACGGCCCGGTACAACCGTGGAATAATACTGTTAACCGCACCGGCTATAACCTGCGCCAGGCTATGGCCGAAAACCCTTACCTGCACCTGCTGGTTCAGTCTGGTTATTTCGATGGCGCCTGCGATTACTTCAACGCTAAATACAGCATGTGGCAAATGGACCCCAGCGGTCGTTTAAAAGACCGCATGAAGTGGGAAGGCTACGAAAGTGGGCACATGCTTTACCTGCGCAAACCAGATGCGGCTGAAGCCTGTGATAACCTGCGTAAATTTTTAAAGGAATCTGTTGCTAAGGCGGGTACACCGGCTAAGTATTGATACCTCTCCCCAACCCCTCTCTGAAGGAGAGGGGTTTTTAAAATAAACACAATTTGTCATTTCGAACCCTTTGAGCGTTGGAAATGGCAGGGCAAGGGTGAGAAATCTTATACGATATGTATATGTCAAACAATCCGTATAAGATTTCTCCTCATCCCCCTCGCTCAATGGCTCCGCTTATTCGTTCGAAATGACAAACTGTTATAGGGGGGCTACCTAAAAAACTGCCTGTACTGCAAAGGCGTTTTCCCTACCAGTAACTTAAAATGCCGGTTAAAGTTAGACAGGTTGCTAAACCCCGATTCGTAACAAACCACCACAATGCTGTAATCGTGCTCTTTAAGCAGTTTGCAGGCATGCCTTATTCTTACCTCCATTAAAAACGTGAAGTAGCTTTTATGCGTGCGCTGTTTGAAATAACGGCAAAAGGCGTTGGGTACCATATAAACCAGTTTGGCCACATCCTTTAGCGCTATGGTTTTGGTGAAGTTATTCAGCGTGTAAAGGTATACCTTGGTGAGACGGTTCTCATCGCTTTCGTTATACGCCGATTGGTCGGGCGCGGATGTGATGTATTGGCGATCCTGATTTTCGCCAAGGGTGTTCAGTAATTGCATTAATAACCACAGGCGCTGGTGGATAGTAGCCCCGGCGAGTTTTTCCATCAAATCCAGTATGGGGGCTATCGCGTCGCCCTGGAATATCATTCCCTTAGAAGCGTCTTTCAATAAGCCAGCTATCAGCTCGTTTTCGGGCAGGGATAAAAAGCGTTCGCCTAAAATATCTGGGTTTACGTGCAGGGTGAGCAGCTTCAGTGGCAGATCTATCTTGCCCTGCTTCATTAATTCGTTAAAGTAGCGATGTGTTTCGAACTTAAACATATGCGGCACATCAGGGCCGATGACGATCAGCATGCCGCTGCTCACCTCTTCCAACTGTTCGCCGATTAGTAAAGTGCCGGCACCCTCGGCTATGTAAACGATCTCCAGTTCCCGATGATAGTGCAACTCGCTAAGCGCATGGTAATAATCCGACCATCTAATACTGAACGATCGGTCATCACTATTTAAAAAAGTATTTAAATGCGCTTTCATTTATATCATAATAACCTAATTTTTATTATGTGATACAAATATGGTTAATATAGTATCATTTTTAATGAATTTTTACAAATTCTTATATAATGGCCCAATCTACTTTTGTATTATGAAAACAATCAACTCTATGAGCACCGAAAAATATACCATGAAACTGGTAGAAGCTTCTATCAACGACATTGACAAGGTTGGCGGCAAGAACGCCTCACTTGGCGAAATGCTACAGCACTTAAGCGCACAGGGTATCCGCATCCCCGATGGATTTATTATCACAGCCAGCGCTTACTACCGTTTCATCGATCATAACCAGTTAGATAAGCAGATCAGGGCTATTGTTAACGCCGCTGATATTGACGACCTGAAGCAACTAAGCGCCTGCGGTGCCGAAGTTAGGACACTGATACAAAACGGTACCTTCCCGGCCGAGATGCAGCAGCAGATCGAACAATCATATAAAGCGCTTTGCGCCCAATACGCCCAGGACAATGTTGACGTAGCGGTACGTTCATCAGCCACTGCCGAGGACCTGCCCGACGCTTCCTTTGCCGGTCAGCAGGATACTTATCTTAACGTGAGCGGCGAAGCGGAACTGCTTACCTCCATTAAAAATTGCTTTGCCTCTTTGTTTACAGACAGGGCTATTAGCTACCGCCAAAACTTTGGGTACGATCACTTCCTGATCGGTCTTTCTGTTTGTGTGCAGAAGATGGTGCGTTCGGATATGGGCGTATCAGGTGTGGCCTTTTCGCTGGATACCGAAAGTGGGTTTAAAGATGTGGTGATCATCAATGCATCGTACGGCTTGGGCGAGATGGTTGTGCAGGGCGCGGTTAGTCCGGATGAGTTTATTGTTTTTAAACCTATGCTGAATAAGGGTTTTGAAAGCATCATCGAAAAAAAGTTGGGCAAAAAGCACCAGAAAATGGTATATGGTTCAGCAGGCGAGGAGCGTGTTGAGATTGTAAAAACGCTTACGCACGAACAAAACCGTTTTTGCCTGAATAACAAGCAGATCATCCAGCTAAGCCAGTGGATCGTCGCTATTGAAGATTACTACTCGAAACTTAAAAATAAATGGTGCCCCATGGATGTGGAATGGGCGCTTGACGGTCGCAGCAACGAGCTGTTTATTGTGCAGGCCCGCCCGGAAACCATCCACTCGCGCAAGGTAGTGGGTAGCATTACCGAATTTAAGATCCACGATGCGCAGCGCCACAACCACCTGCTGCTAAAAGGTATTGCCGTTGGCGATAAGATAGCATCAGGCAAGGTGCATTTGCTGAATGGCCTGGATAAGGAAGGCATCCACCATATCGACTTTAAAAAGGGCGATATCATGGTAACCGATATGACCGACCCGGATTGGGAACCCGTAATGAAAAAGGCCGCGGCCATTATCACCAACAAAGGTGGCCGTACCTGCCATGCCGCCATTGTAGCCCGCGAACTGGGTGTGCCAGCCATTGTAGGTTGCGATAACGCGACCGAAATATTAAAGACCGGTCAGCTGATCACCGCTTCATGCGCTGAAGGCGAAACCGGGTTGATCTATGCGGGTGAGATCTTGTACGAAAAACACGAGCATAACCTGAGCGACCTGCCCGAAGTGGATACCAATGTGATGATGAACATTGCGTCGCCGGATATGGCTTTCCAGTATGCGCACTATCCTAATAAGGGTGTTGGCCTGGCGCGCGAGGAGTTTATCATTAATAACTATATCAAGATACACCCGATGGCCTTGCTGAAGCACGAGGAATTGCGCGACGCGGAATTGACCCAGCTCATCAACCAAACCATTAAGGGTTATGCCAGCGGTGCCGATTTCTTTGTGGAGAAGCTATCGTACGGCATCGCCAAGATCGCCGCGGCTTCGCATCCGCATAAGGTGATCGTACGTTTCTCGGACTTTAAGACCAACGAGTATTATAATATGCCGGGCGGCAAGCATTTTGAGCCTACCGAAGAAAACCCGATGATAGGTTGGAGGGGCGCTTCACGCTACTACTCTAAAAATTACCAGGAGGCTTTCGGCTTAGAGTGCATTGCGATTAAGAAGGTGCGCGAAACCATGGGCCTGAAGAATGTGGTGGTGATGATCCCGTTCTGCCGCACAGTAACCGAGTTATTAAAGGTTTATGACGTGATGGCCCAATACGGCCTGAAACGTGGCGAAGATGGCCTGGAAGTTTACCTGATGGCCGAGATCCCATCGAACGTGATACTGGCCGAACGCTTCGGGCAATATATTGATGGCTTCTCTATCGGTTCTAACGATTTAACGCAGTTGGTTTTAGGCTTAGACCGGGATTCATCGCTGGTGGCCGATCTGTACAGCGAGCGTAACGAAGCGGTAAAAACTATGATCTCATCGCTGATACAAACCGCCAAAAAGCTGCGCATTAAAGTAGGTATCTGTGGCCAGGGCCCGTCTGATTTTCCGGATTTCGCCCAGTTTTTGGTAGAAGAGGGGATAGATTCGCTATCGGTAACACCCGATTCGTTTATGAAGACGGTGAAGGCGATCAAGCAGATTGAGGATGAAATAAGAGAAGGCGCGAGGTTGACGGCGTAAAACATAAATTGTCATTGCGAGCGATAGCGCGGCAATCTCGTAGTATACCTATCAAACTACGAGATTGCCGCGTCGCTCCGTTTCACAGGCCTTCGCTTGCTCCTCGCAATA comes from Mucilaginibacter mali and encodes:
- a CDS encoding AraC family transcriptional regulator, encoding MKAHLNTFLNSDDRSFSIRWSDYYHALSELHYHRELEIVYIAEGAGTLLIGEQLEEVSSGMLIVIGPDVPHMFKFETHRYFNELMKQGKIDLPLKLLTLHVNPDILGERFLSLPENELIAGLLKDASKGMIFQGDAIAPILDLMEKLAGATIHQRLWLLMQLLNTLGENQDRQYITSAPDQSAYNESDENRLTKVYLYTLNNFTKTIALKDVAKLVYMVPNAFCRYFKQRTHKSYFTFLMEVRIRHACKLLKEHDYSIVVVCYESGFSNLSNFNRHFKLLVGKTPLQYRQFFR
- the ppsA gene encoding phosphoenolpyruvate synthase, which produces MKTINSMSTEKYTMKLVEASINDIDKVGGKNASLGEMLQHLSAQGIRIPDGFIITASAYYRFIDHNQLDKQIRAIVNAADIDDLKQLSACGAEVRTLIQNGTFPAEMQQQIEQSYKALCAQYAQDNVDVAVRSSATAEDLPDASFAGQQDTYLNVSGEAELLTSIKNCFASLFTDRAISYRQNFGYDHFLIGLSVCVQKMVRSDMGVSGVAFSLDTESGFKDVVIINASYGLGEMVVQGAVSPDEFIVFKPMLNKGFESIIEKKLGKKHQKMVYGSAGEERVEIVKTLTHEQNRFCLNNKQIIQLSQWIVAIEDYYSKLKNKWCPMDVEWALDGRSNELFIVQARPETIHSRKVVGSITEFKIHDAQRHNHLLLKGIAVGDKIASGKVHLLNGLDKEGIHHIDFKKGDIMVTDMTDPDWEPVMKKAAAIITNKGGRTCHAAIVARELGVPAIVGCDNATEILKTGQLITASCAEGETGLIYAGEILYEKHEHNLSDLPEVDTNVMMNIASPDMAFQYAHYPNKGVGLAREEFIINNYIKIHPMALLKHEELRDAELTQLINQTIKGYASGADFFVEKLSYGIAKIAAASHPHKVIVRFSDFKTNEYYNMPGGKHFEPTEENPMIGWRGASRYYSKNYQEAFGLECIAIKKVRETMGLKNVVVMIPFCRTVTELLKVYDVMAQYGLKRGEDGLEVYLMAEIPSNVILAERFGQYIDGFSIGSNDLTQLVLGLDRDSSLVADLYSERNEAVKTMISSLIQTAKKLRIKVGICGQGPSDFPDFAQFLVEEGIDSLSVTPDSFMKTVKAIKQIEDEIREGARLTA
- a CDS encoding S10 family peptidase, which encodes MKKTYLLLLTAICAISLTAQAQRGTGGGGGGQGTGAGGGGFAGRQGAGGATTAAPSGGSSTTTSNPLQISKSRILLLDSAITTKHTVTIKGKAVPYTAAAGTQPVWDEDGHAIAGIFYTYYERTDITDEQRATRPLVISFNGGPGTGSLWMELGYTGPRKLKIDDEGYPIQPYGLEDNSNSILDVADIVYIDPVNTGYSRTANSEVNKAQFFGVNEDIRYLATWISTFVSRKNRWASPKFLIGESYGTTRASGLALELQDSHWMYLNGVILVSPTDLGIERSGPAAAALYTPYEAATAWYHKALPAEYQNRSLPKYLAEVEKFTLDELTPAMTKGGMLSNSERKSVAAKLARYIGIKESVVLDNNLAISAGFFWKELLRSKGYTIGRLDSRYKGIDRDNGGTRTDYNPEQQSWSHSFTPAIHIYLKDELKYKTDLEYLVYGPVQPWNNTVNRTGYNLRQAMAENPYLHLLVQSGYFDGACDYFNAKYSMWQMDPSGRLKDRMKWEGYESGHMLYLRKPDAAEACDNLRKFLKESVAKAGTPAKY